The DNA region ACAAGCACCGGCACTTCCCGGAGACCTGCCCTCTGTGCCGCCCGCCACCGCCTCTCCCCCACGATCAGCTCATAGCCCTGTGAGGACTTCCGGACCAGGAGCGGCTCCAGGATGCCTTTCTCCTTGATCGATTCTGCCAGATCTTTCATCCCTCCTTCGTCGAATCTCTTGCGGGGCTGTTTCCCGTTGGGAACGATCTCCTCGATGGGACAGAGGAACAGATCTCCTCTCTGCTGTCCCACATCGGGTATGAGCGCTCCCAGCCCCTTGCCCAGGGCCGTCCGTTTACCCATCGGTCTTCCCCCCGTTCGAGAGAACCTCTTTTGCCAGACTCAGGTAACTCTCCGCCCCCTTGGAGTGGATGTCATAGAGAATAACCGGTTTTCCATGACTGGGAGCCTCACTCAGTCTTACGTTCCTTGGGATGATGGTTTTGAATACCCTATCGCCGAAGTGACTCTGCACCTCCCTGACCACCTGATGGGAGAGGTTGTTTCTACCATCGAACATGGTTATGAGGATTCCCTCAATCAAGAGAGATGGGTTCAGGCGGCTCCTGATGAGAGAGAGAGTCCTCATCAACTGGCCGAGGCCCTCCATGGCGAAGAACTCGCATTGAAGGGGGATGATCACGGAGTGTGAAGCGGTCAGTGAATTGACCGTCAGGAGCCCGAGTGATGGAGGGCAGTCGATGAGCACATAGTCATAGAGGCTTTCGACCTCTTTCAGCAGTGTTTTCAGCTTCTGTTCCCGGGCTATTTCGTGAATCAATTCGATTTCTGCACCGATAAGATCCGTGTTGGAGGTGGCGATATCCAGGAAGGGGAGGCATGTCTGTCGGATCGCCCTGCGGAGGCTGTTTCCCCTGATTATGGCGTGGTAGATGGTCTCTTCCAGACTGTCCTTGTCGTATCCGAAACCGCTCGTCGAGTTGGCCTGGGGGTCGATGTCTACAAGGAGGGTCCTCTTCTCTGCAACCGCCAGTGAGGCCGATAGATTGATCGCCGTCGTAGTCTTTCCCACCCCGCCTTTCTGATTGGCAATCGAGATGATTTTTGCCATGGTCTCTTCGGGAAGATCACACCCGTTTGGCTCAACTCCCGTTGATATTAACATAACTATCGGCCTATTTAAAGCACTATTTCACCGGAGTTCGATCTCCAGAATCACGGGGGGCATCCGTCAGGCCGGTCTTTCGGAACCCGGCCTTGAATGTGGCTCTTGGAAGTACCTGTCTTCCTGAAAAACAACAGCTTCCTGCTCATCAGGTCGAAGGGCGGATTCAGGAGAACGGTCCGGCAGAGAGTGAGCCCCAGGGATTCAGGGCGAATGGGGATACCAGGCTCCCTTCCCCTCATGGCGACTATCATTCCCTCCGCCCGGAGGAAATAGACGGCCTCTTGCAGAAACAGCCCCAGCGGTAAGGCGGCCCTGGAGATCACCGCATCGAAATCGCCGCGGAGATCGGTTCTGACCTGCTCGGCGTCGCTTCTGCCCCAGACACTCCGGATACCGGCCAGATCTAGGGTTCTGATGAGATGTTTGTGGAAATAGGTCTTCTTCCTTGTGGCCTCGAGGAGAACAATTCCGAGGTCGGGTCTTGCGATCTTGAGAGGAATTCCCGGGAACCCGGCCCCTGGCCCTATATCCAACACAGAGGCCCCAGGAGGGAGATATCTTGCAGGGGCCAGGGAATCCAAGAAGTGCCGGACCACGACCGATCTCTCGTCGCAAAGGGCCGTGAGATTCATCTTACGATTCCATTTTGTCAACTCTGCAAAGATGCGGTCAAAGGCCTCTACCGCCCTCTTGTCGAGGGAGACGCCGAGCAGGTGAGCTCCGGAGACGAGAAGACGACGGTTCTCGTCCGATAAGGCTGGTTTTGCATTCAAGAGATCGGTTCCTATTCGTTACCCTTTGGTTCCCACAGGAGGGCGTCCTCCAAATCGAAGAAGCCCGGGAAAGGGATTCGTCGCCCCGCCGCCAAGTTTACCACAATTCCTGGAGCTTCAGACAAGGAGAGAAGTGGAATTTCCTGCCCCTTCGATCAAGGGTTCGAGGTGGCCAGATCCCAAGACGAGCGGGCTTGACATTTTGCGGGTTTTGATCCCATATTTAGTAGCTCGACCGACTCGACTCTGATTCCGGTGAAGGTCATGGCTTTCCAATGGAAACGAGTGGCGGCTGTTTTGGCTGCCTTCCTGATTCTTGGCGGGTGCCTCGCAGGGAAAAAGGGAAGGAGACCGGCGGGGGGATCGGCCAAGCTCTATGCAAAGGCCTTGACTCGATTCAACCGCGGGAAGTTCCAGAGTGCCATGGAGTTGTTCAAGAACGTGAAGAACTTCTATCCCGAATCCCCTGAGGCTCTCCGGGCGGAGTTGAAGATCGCCGACTGCCACTTCTTTCTCATGGAGTACGAGGAGGCAGTGGCTATCTATGAGGAATTCCGGAAGCTCCATCCTTACTATGAGGATACTCCCTACGTGCTTTTTCAGATAGGGCAGGCCTATTTCAAGCAGATGGAGACGCCGGATCGTGACCCGGTACCGGCCCGCAAGGCCCTGTTGAATTTCGAGTATCTGGTGAAGAATTACCCGCCCAGTATCTTCACGGAGAAAGCGGCCGAGCAGATTCCGGTCTGTCGCTCCCGGCTCGCAGAGCATGAATTCTTGGTGGGAAAGTTCTACTACAAGAAGGGGAACTACCGGGGGGCGATCGGGCGGTTCGAGTGGGTCCTGCTGAAATACCCCGACACCGAGGTGGTCCCCAAGGCCCTCTTCTACCTCGGGAAGTCCTATTTGAACCTTTCCCGTAAGGACAAGGCAAAGGCGATCTTTCTGGAAATCGCCCGTCAGCATCCGGACAGCGAGTATGCTTCCAAGGCAAAGGCGGTCCTGAGGGCGAACTGGAAGGGAAGCGGCCTTTCCACCCATTTGGAAACCCCGCCAGAGTCGAGGGTGGCGCCCCTTTAGGTCTGAAGGTTTCGGGGGTGGCCTCTCGAAGTCCGGGGAGTACCGGATCCTGCCAGGGGAGGAAATTGGCTCAAGAAATCAGCGGAAAGAAGGGACCTTGTCTCTGTCAGGGCCTGCCTGTCTCTTGC from Deltaproteobacteria bacterium includes:
- a CDS encoding ParA family protein, whose translation is MAKIISIANQKGGVGKTTTAINLSASLAVAEKRTLLVDIDPQANSTSGFGYDKDSLEETIYHAIIRGNSLRRAIRQTCLPFLDIATSNTDLIGAEIELIHEIAREQKLKTLLKEVESLYDYVLIDCPPSLGLLTVNSLTASHSVIIPLQCEFFAMEGLGQLMRTLSLIRSRLNPSLLIEGILITMFDGRNNLSHQVVREVQSHFGDRVFKTIIPRNVRLSEAPSHGKPVILYDIHSKGAESYLSLAKEVLSNGGKTDG
- the rsmG gene encoding 16S rRNA (guanine(527)-N(7))-methyltransferase RsmG, which produces MNAKPALSDENRRLLVSGAHLLGVSLDKRAVEAFDRIFAELTKWNRKMNLTALCDERSVVVRHFLDSLAPARYLPPGASVLDIGPGAGFPGIPLKIARPDLGIVLLEATRKKTYFHKHLIRTLDLAGIRSVWGRSDAEQVRTDLRGDFDAVISRAALPLGLFLQEAVYFLRAEGMIVAMRGREPGIPIRPESLGLTLCRTVLLNPPFDLMSRKLLFFRKTGTSKSHIQGRVPKDRPDGCPP
- a CDS encoding outer membrane protein assembly factor BamD, with the protein product MAFQWKRVAAVLAAFLILGGCLAGKKGRRPAGGSAKLYAKALTRFNRGKFQSAMELFKNVKNFYPESPEALRAELKIADCHFFLMEYEEAVAIYEEFRKLHPYYEDTPYVLFQIGQAYFKQMETPDRDPVPARKALLNFEYLVKNYPPSIFTEKAAEQIPVCRSRLAEHEFLVGKFYYKKGNYRGAIGRFEWVLLKYPDTEVVPKALFYLGKSYLNLSRKDKAKAIFLEIARQHPDSEYASKAKAVLRANWKGSGLSTHLETPPESRVAPL